Proteins encoded in a region of the Sebastes fasciatus isolate fSebFas1 chromosome 9, fSebFas1.pri, whole genome shotgun sequence genome:
- the LOC141773542 gene encoding polymeric immunoglobulin receptor-like: MNRSNMKVIGRNNTVSKHICQNAVFVLVAGIHSITTVSKMSVKAGDSVTIPCLYDSKYTNHVKYLWKGSTWSSCSYAVKTNQQNSEKFSISDDKKQRIFTVTIKDLTDEDTDYWCAVEIDGGLDVVEYFHLSVNRGTPGLYVDHQEITGFKGDSITINCHGNSGEIAWCRLGSSCVTMSSGPIDGTRVTTNASVPNVFTVTMSGLRTESSGWYWCAKGDLQMPVHVTVNEQPTTSKYYK; the protein is encoded by the exons ATGAATCGCTCCAACATGAAGGTCATAGGAAGGAACAATACTGTTAGCAAGCATATCTGTCAAAATGCTGTATTTGTTCTTGTTGCAGGAATTCACAGCATAACAACAGTCAGTAAAATGTCAGTGAAGGCTGGAGACTCGGTCACTATCCCATGTCTCTATGACTCAAAATACACAAACCATGTGAAATACTTGTGGAAAGGATCTACATGGTCCTCCTGCTCTtatgcagttaaaacaaaccaacaaaattCAGAAAAGTTTTCAATCTCTGATGACAAAAAGCAAAGAATCTTCACTGTGACTATAAAAGATCTGACGGATGAGGACACTGATTACTGGTGTGCTGTGGAGATTGATGGAGGGCTAGATGTCGTAGAGTATTTTCACCTGTCAGTCAACAGAG GTACGCCCGGTCTCTATGTGGATCATCAGGAGATTACAGGATTTAAAGGAGATAGTATAACCATCAATTGCCACGGTAACTCTGGAGAAATTGCGTGgtgcaggctgggcagctccTGTGTGACGATGTCGTCTGGACCAATAGATGGAACAAGAGTGACCACCAATGCAAGTGTCCCCAATGTTTTCACTGTGACTATGAGtggactgaggacagagagcagCGGCTGGTATTGGTGTGCTAAAGGAGACTTACAGATGCCAGTACATGTAACTGTTAATGAGCAACCTACCACTAGTAAGTACTATAAGTAA